A stretch of DNA from Microlunatus sp. Gsoil 973:
ACGTCGGTGATCTCGTACTCGCCGCGGGCCGACGGGGTCAATCCGGCGGCGATCTCCACGACGTCGTTGTCGTAGAAGTAGAGGCCCGGGACGGCGTAGTTGGATCGAGGCTTCTCCGGCTTCTCCTCCAGCGAGATCGCCTGCTGGTTGGCGTCGAACTCGACCACGCCGTAGCGCTCGGGATCCGAGACCCAATAGGCGAACACCGCCCCGCCGTCGAGGTCATGGAATCGTCGCAGCTGGGTGCCAAGGCCCGGGCCGTAGAAGATGTTGTCGCCCAGCACCAGCGCGACCTTCTCATCGCCGATGAACTGCTTTCCGATGACGAACGCCTGGGCCAGGCCGTTCGGTTGGGGTTGGGTGGAGAAGCTGATCGAGATGCCGAACTGGGACCCGTCACCGAGAAGCCGACGGAAACTCTCGGCATCCTGCGGTGTGGTGATCACCAGGACGTCGGAGATGCCGGCGAAGATCAGCGTGGACAGCGGATAGTAGATCATCGGTTTGTCGTAGACCGGGACCAGTTGCTTGCTGACGCCGATCGTCACCGGATGCAGTCGGGTACCGGAGCCACCGGCCAGGATGATGCCTCGCACCCGCCCAAGTGTATGAAGTCGGCCCGCGGCCCGGGGTCGGATGCGTAAACTCGCACGGGTGAGCAGCTACCTGGTGACCGGCGGTGCGGGATTCATCGGCTCGAATTTCGTGCACCACCTGCTGTCGGCCACTGACGCCACGGTGACGGTCCTGGACAAGCTGACCTATGCCGGCAACCGCGCCTCGCTGGACGGTCTGCCGGCCGACAGGTTCCGCTTCGTGCAGGGTGACATCTGCGATGCCGCCCTGGTCGACGAACTGGTCGCCGGTCACGACGTGGTCGTGCACTACGCGGCCGAGTCGCACAACGACAACTCGCTGGCCGACCCGGCGCCGTTCGTGCAGACCAATCTGGTCGGCACCTACACGCTGCTCGAGGCGGTACGCCGCCACGACGTGCGCTATCACCACATCTCCACCGACGAGGTGTATGGCGACCTGGAACTGGACGACCCGCGGCGCTTCACCGAGCAGACGCCGTACAACCCGTCGAGCCCCTACTCCTCGACCAAGGCCGGTTCGGACCTGTTGGTGCGCGCCTGGGTACGCTCGTTCAAGGTCGCCGCAACGATCAGCAACTGCTCCAACAACTACGGCCCCTACCAGCACGTGGAGAAGTTCATTCCGCGCCAGATCACCAACGTCCTGGACGGCGGGCGGCCGAAGCTCTACGGCGCCGGACGGAATGTCCGGGACTGGATCCATGCCGAGGATCACAGCCGGGCCGTGCTGCGGATCATCGAGGCGGGCCGGATCGGTGAGACCTACCTGATCGGCGCCGACGGTGAGCAGAGCAACAAGGACGTCGTGGAGATGATCCTGGAACTGCTCGGCAGCCCGCGGGACGCCTACGATCACGTCAACGACCGGGCCGGCCACGATCTCCGCTACGCGATCGACTCGACCAAGGTGCGGGAGGAACTCGGCTGGCAACCGCTGTTCGGCGATTTCGCTGCCGGGCTGAAGGCCACCATCGAGTGGTACCGGGCCAACCAGGCCTGGTGGCGACCGCAGAAGGAAGCAACCGAGGCGAAATACCGCGCATTGGGGCAGTGATCATGACAGACCTCCAGGTGACAGAGTCCCCGATCCCCGGCCTGTTGATCATCGATCTGCCCCTGCACGGAGACAACC
This window harbors:
- the rfbA gene encoding glucose-1-phosphate thymidylyltransferase RfbA, with protein sequence MRGIILAGGSGTRLHPVTIGVSKQLVPVYDKPMIYYPLSTLIFAGISDVLVITTPQDAESFRRLLGDGSQFGISISFSTQPQPNGLAQAFVIGKQFIGDEKVALVLGDNIFYGPGLGTQLRRFHDLDGGAVFAYWVSDPERYGVVEFDANQQAISLEEKPEKPRSNYAVPGLYFYDNDVVEIAAGLTPSARGEYEITDVNKRYLEDGRLQVGILPRGTAWLDTGTFDSLNDAGNFVRTLESRQGLKVGSPEEAAWRQGFLSDEGLAARAEALAKSGYGDYLLQLLERGKD
- the rfbB gene encoding dTDP-glucose 4,6-dehydratase, which codes for MRKLARVSSYLVTGGAGFIGSNFVHHLLSATDATVTVLDKLTYAGNRASLDGLPADRFRFVQGDICDAALVDELVAGHDVVVHYAAESHNDNSLADPAPFVQTNLVGTYTLLEAVRRHDVRYHHISTDEVYGDLELDDPRRFTEQTPYNPSSPYSSTKAGSDLLVRAWVRSFKVAATISNCSNNYGPYQHVEKFIPRQITNVLDGGRPKLYGAGRNVRDWIHAEDHSRAVLRIIEAGRIGETYLIGADGEQSNKDVVEMILELLGSPRDAYDHVNDRAGHDLRYAIDSTKVREELGWQPLFGDFAAGLKATIEWYRANQAWWRPQKEATEAKYRALGQ